One stretch of Daphnia pulicaria isolate SC F1-1A chromosome 6, SC_F0-13Bv2, whole genome shotgun sequence DNA includes these proteins:
- the LOC124342775 gene encoding probable 39S ribosomal protein L45, mitochondrial codes for MSLSQWTGLRTLLTPSLLNVRNVPAVSAGIQVRHIAKHWLPQFKKLRRLKVQKVKLPNFREDQDASKLTPDQIRARMKEQGMLPPRSWMERPVFVSATSSVFEAYVPPEGDGKLSALTLGGAKQSMELLSKKSKSMMAVRKIKSFEEDFSTKYFPEEAQEIYLKAHKALAEKDDDTLHQCVTELCYPLMTDDLRSCTVRWQFLKSLEPPRVVHARCTEVINKENIFSQVTVRFNTQQTLAVYDRFGRLIYGNEVVAKDVLEYVVFEKHLANVYGLWRIHEKIIPDWMPEREAGKKTYIKQKPVVEVEPVTDSVVQPVTPTEGSAAVA; via the exons ATGAGTTTATCACAGTGGACGGGTCTCAGGACGTTGCTGACACCTTCGCTGTTAAAT GTACGCAATGTTCCGGCGGTGAGTGCCGGAATTCAAGTTCGACACATCGCTAAACATTGGCTTCCCCAGTTCAAGAAACTGAGAAGATTGAAG gttcaaaaagtaaagctGCCCAATTTTCGTGAGGATCAAGATGCCTCAAAATTAACACCAGACCAGATACGGGCAAGAATGAAGGAACAAGGAATGCTACCTCCCCGTTCTTGGATGGAAAGGCCTGTATTTGTCTCTGCAACATCATCTGTGTTTGAAGCATATGTTCCTCCAGAGGGTGATGGAAAGCTATCAGCCTTGACGCTTGGG GGTGCCAAACAAAGTATGGAATTGTTGTCCAAAAAGAGCAAGTCCATGATGGCTgttagaaaaatcaaaagcttTGAAGAAGACTTTAGCACCAAATATTTCCCAGAAGAGGCTCAAGAAATTTACCTCAAAGCACACAAAGCACTTGCAGA GAAAGATGATGATACTTTACATCAGTGTGTAACGGAGCTCTGTTACCCTTTGATGACAGACGATCTCCGGTCATGTACTGTACGCTGGCAGTTTCTGAAATCTCTTGAGCCTCCAAGAGTGGTCCACGCCAGGTGCACCGAAGTTATCAACAAGGAGAATATTTTCTCACAG GTAACGGTTCGCTTTAACACTCAGCAAACACTAGCCGTTTACGACCGATTCGGTCGCTTGATCTACGGTAACGAAGTTGTTGCCAAAGACGTTCTCGAATATGTCGTCTTCGAAAAACACTTGGCCAATGTGTACGGATTGTGGAGAATTCACGAAAAGATCATTCCCGACTGGATGCCGGAGCGAGAAGCTGGAAAGAAAACCTACATTAAACAAAAACCCGTTGTTGAAGTCGAGCCGGTCACTGATTCCGTCGTTCAACCCGTCACCCCTACTGAAGGGTCGGCTGCTGTAGCATGA
- the LOC124342805 gene encoding uncharacterized protein LOC124342805 encodes MAERESMNKTSPYCQKAKSAVYRPTFLLPIVINDKLELGRPQLDPVPYKRYSATGAEVVLKGQFIARVKYAGMTFELPVQVSNRMDTRSLMGRRWFPTLNLDWNGVFHCTSIVHPLKEQTERQRLQELQMTLIRTTAINIKVKVDGFDLMMMFDTGATQSKLSSTDWEKIGKPELKPTQIVIRDTSNTIMPLTGQCTISCEYNGQKANVPVLISSGQYAYSVIGTDWFQRIKFDFNSIFENLKFKQTIESKPCQTTQELPSKHPLHPPPKQINADQRQR; translated from the exons ATGGCAGAAAGAGAGTCGATGAATAAAACTTCACCGTATTGTCAAAAGGCAAAATCTGCTGTTTATCGACCGACATTCTTATTACCGATCGTTATCAACGACAAGCTG GAGCTTGGCCGACCACAATTAGATCCTGTCCCCTACAAGAGGTATTCGGCAACTGGAGCTGAAGTCGTGCTGAAGGGACAATTCATCGCCCGCGTCAAGTACGCCGGAATGACTTTTGAGCTACCTGTTCAGGTGTCAAACCGAATGGACACCCGCAGTCTGATGGGAAGGCGCTGGTTTCCTACTCTCAACTTGGATTGGAATGGCGTATTCCACTGCACCTCCATCGTTCATCCATTAAAGGAACAAACTGAACGACAGCGCCTTCAGGAACTCCAAATGACGCTCATCAGAACTACTGCGATTAACATTAAAGTCAAAGTCGACGGCTTCgatctaatgatgatgttCGACACGGGAGCGACGCAGTCCAAACTCAGCTCGACCGATTGGGAAAAGATCGGCAAGCCTGAACTGAAACCGACGCAGATTGTCATCCGGGATACGAGTAATACGATCATGCCTCTGACCGGCCAGTGCACAATCTCCTGCGAGTACAATGGACAAAAAGCCAACGTCCCAGTTTTGATTTCCAGCGGTCAATATGCGTACAGCGTTATAGGGACCGATTGGTTTCAGCGTATCAAATTCGACTTTAATAGCATTTTCGAGAACCTAAAGTTCAAACAGACAATCGAATCGAAACCATGTCAAACAACTCAGGAACTACCCAGCAAACATCCGCTGCATCCGCCTCCGAAACAAATCAATGCCGATCAACGCCAACGTTAA
- the LOC124342726 gene encoding zinc transporter ZIP3-like: protein MDSVDQAKVISMVVLFLGTLVLGLFPIWIVRRMKDKSGNKEMSRGIKNVLSGMLCFGAGVLMATALTHLLPELHEGITELQTNGTIKSTLPLAEIFFSAGFFLVYLLEELVHVIIHRRSHRHEKPEVTIHQTVGISVVQPNELEDGESCNQKTICQSNCENGDSDSSGPSTISGSDQAIVDNVSITKNRTASVVVHHHDHHHHVMEDGNRSLPSIQGLIIIMGLSLHEILEGVAIGLEESEGDVWSLFAAVATHKFVITFCVGMDMASNGVKTSLQISYMIVLSLVSSVGIGIGMGLSNGTTDALVLTSLVLQGLAGGTLIYVAFFEVLERERTKPSNKLMQWATVLLGYLFMIGLEALIPEHEHGDDHDHGNDASTLSVASLTSTIGSQFVADFHAHQHDGHGNEESVLNSSLALIASKVLH, encoded by the exons ATGGATTCGGTAGACCAAGCCAAAGTGATTTCCATGGTCGTCTTGTTTCTCGGGACACTCGTTCTGGGTCTATTTCCCATCTGGATCGTCCGCCGGATGAAAGACAAATCGGGCAATAAAGAAATGTCTCGAGGAATCAAAAATGTCTTGTCCGGAATGCTCTGCTTCGGTGCAGGTGTCCTGATGGCCACAGCGCTGACCCATTTATTGCCGGAACTTCACGAAGGCATCACAGAATTGCAGACAAACGGGACCATCAAGTCAACACTTCCGTTGGCTGAAATCTTCTTCAGCGCCGGATTCTTTCTCGTCTATCTTTTGGAAGAGTTGGTTCACGTCATCATTCACCGGAGATCTCATCGCCACGAAAAACCGGAAGTTACAATCCATCAAACTGTCGGCATTTCCGTTGTCCAGCCCAACGAATTAGAAGACGGCGAGTCGTGCAATCAGAAAACTATTTGCCAATCCAACTGCGAAAATGGAGATTCCGATTCTTCCGGACCCAGCACCATCTCCGGAAGTGATCAAGCCATCGTAGACAACGTGTCTATCACCAAAAATCGCACTGCCAGTGTGGTAGTACATCATCACGATCACCACCATCACGTGATGGAAGATGGAAACAGATCGCTACCTTCCATTCAAGGCCTTATCATCATTATGGGTCTCTCATTACACGAAATCCTGGAAGGTGTGGCTATCGGACTGGAAGAGTCCGAAGGGGATGTCTGGAGTCTTTTCGCCGCTGTTGCAACGCACAAATTCGTCATAACGTTTTGCGTGGGAATGGATATGGCTTCGAACGGTGTCAAAACCAGTCTTCAAATTTCTTACATGATTGTTTTATCGCTTGTCTCTTCAGTCG GAATCGGAATTGGAATGGGACTTTCTAATGGGACGACGGATGCGCTCGTTTTGACTTCTCTCGTTCTCCAAGGACTTGCTGGAGGCACGCTGATCTACGTAGCCTTTTTTGAGGTGCTGGAACGTGAGCGCACCAAACCGTCTAATAAGCTGATGCAGTGGGCCACTGTCCTTTTGGGATATCTCTTCATGATCGGACTGGAAGCTCTGA ttCCTGAGCATGAACATGGAGATGATCATGACCATGGCAATGACGCCTCCACACTCAGTGTTGCGTCCCTGACGTCGACGATAGGATCGCAATTTGTTGCTGATTTCCATGCTCATCAACACGATGGACATGGCAATGAAGAGTCAGTCTTGAATTCATCTCTCGCTTTAATCGCTTCAAAAGTTCTACACTAG
- the LOC124342824 gene encoding uncharacterized protein LOC124342824, whose amino-acid sequence MEDVTQATNFMQQCQLANSNKEQMIHAFNVTYDARRKWITSKEAPCCNSVIAKYPRLLDMLESIPMDFKKITNCEIQLFMEKWLAIEDKIMQVLPVNIRQGIEESESNVQKSAKIFQSLVSLLPASPGRGKKGPRPQREELELQLIQFFPEDTNLNSAIIAAASRGMKQPGLIILGVDQFYLKLDEHAVKLGVGCVSEAMGYVFGAYFVFNCSYPPLWHMVFGFLEEVVNIPKELRSVKSSITIRNFVSKLSKVSN is encoded by the exons ATGGAGGATGTCACGCAAGCGACCAACTTTATGCAACAGTGTCAGCTAGCGAATTCTAACAAAGAGCAAATGATCCATGCCTTTAATGTCACATATGACGCCCGTCGTAAATGGATCACTAGCAAGGAAGCACCGTGTTGTAACTCTGTTATTGCGAAATACCCTCGTTTGCTAGACATGCTAGAATCA ATTCCTATGGATTTCAAGAAAATTACCAACTGCGAGATACAGTTATTTATGGAAAAATGGCTCGCCATTGAAGACAAAATAATGCAAGTTCTCCCAGTCAATATCCGCCAGGGTATAGAAGAATCTG AAAGTAACGTTCAAAAGAGTGCCAAAATCTTCCAGTCGTTGGTTTCCCTACTACCTGCTTCACCGGgcagaggaaaaaaaggaccgCGCCCTCAACGAGAAGAACTGGAGTTGCAACTTATACAATTTTTTCCG GAGgacacaaatttaaattctgccaTTATAGCCGCTGCATCCCGCGGGATGAAACAACCAGGACTGATTATACTTGGAGTGGACCAATTCTACCTTAAATTAGATGAGCATGCAGTCAAACTTGGAGTTGGTTGCGTGTCAGAGGCCATGGGATATGTTTTTGGGGCttattttgtgtttaattGCTCATATCCGCCTCTGTGGCACatggtttttggttttttggaaGAAGTTGTAAATATTCCTAAAGAACTTAGGAGCGTAAAATCTTCAATCACCATTAGAAATTTCGTGTCAAAACTTTCCAAAGTATCTAATTAG